A single window of Halobacillus naozhouensis DNA harbors:
- a CDS encoding L-threonylcarbamoyladenylate synthase produces the protein MNKSTQHWKLSTHISEYDEAIVEAAELLKQQQVVAFPTETVYGLGGDATSATAVQRIFDAKGRPADNPLIVHVADQSHVEELVTEIPPIARKLIEQFWPGPLTLILPSNGTAAENVTAGLSTIAIRMPDHPVALSILKAAGKPLAAPSANRSGRPSPTEAVHVAQDLDGRIAGIVDGGPTGVGVESTVLDCTARIPIILRPGGVTKEDLQPLIPEVIVDPALAAQGSKPKSPGMKYAHYAPEAPLWLVDGDVSFFQDQINQLQAVDKRVGVMASHELADALDHSRTLRCGSRNNLAEVAGNLYGALRQFKKADVDVILCEAFPDHGVGAAVMNRLSKAAVQKVIQ, from the coding sequence ATGAATAAATCAACACAACATTGGAAGCTATCCACACATATATCAGAATATGATGAGGCAATCGTAGAGGCTGCTGAGCTGCTTAAGCAGCAGCAGGTTGTTGCTTTTCCTACCGAAACGGTGTATGGACTTGGAGGAGATGCCACGAGTGCCACTGCCGTTCAACGGATTTTTGATGCAAAAGGGCGCCCAGCGGACAATCCGTTAATCGTTCATGTGGCGGACCAATCACATGTAGAGGAGCTTGTAACTGAGATTCCGCCTATTGCTCGCAAGTTAATAGAACAGTTTTGGCCGGGTCCATTAACATTGATCCTACCGAGCAATGGTACGGCTGCTGAAAATGTAACGGCTGGCCTGTCGACGATTGCGATTCGCATGCCTGATCATCCTGTGGCGTTGAGTATTTTAAAAGCTGCAGGGAAACCACTGGCTGCCCCAAGTGCCAATCGCTCAGGACGCCCGAGCCCAACCGAAGCGGTTCATGTTGCCCAGGACCTCGACGGGCGGATTGCCGGGATTGTCGATGGAGGCCCGACTGGGGTGGGGGTAGAATCTACAGTGCTTGATTGCACAGCTAGGATCCCGATAATTCTTCGCCCGGGTGGTGTAACAAAAGAAGATCTGCAGCCATTGATCCCTGAAGTGATTGTGGACCCGGCGCTGGCCGCTCAGGGGTCTAAGCCGAAATCGCCTGGCATGAAATACGCCCACTATGCCCCTGAGGCACCGCTCTGGCTCGTTGACGGTGATGTTTCATTTTTTCAAGACCAAATCAACCAGCTGCAGGCTGTGGATAAACGCGTCGGTGTGATGGCAAGTCATGAACTGGCGGATGCGCTGGACCATTCACGCACCCTTCGCTGTGGCTCAAGAAACAACTTGGCCGAAGTGGCCGGGAATCTCTATGGTGCGTTACGTCAATTTAAGAAAGCTGACGTTGATGTTATTTTATGCGAAGCCTTTCCGGACCATGGAGTAGGTGCTGCCGTCATGAATCGTTTATCAAAAGCTGCTGTCCAAAAAGTTATCCAGTAA
- the rpiB gene encoding ribose 5-phosphate isomerase B codes for MKVILASDHGGVNLRREVADVLDELHIEFEDIGCDCETSVDFPDYAIPAAERVASGEFDKGILICGTGIGMSISANKVKGIRAALVHDLFSAKATREHNNSNMLCMGERVIGPGLAKEIARTWLETDYEGGRHNNRVGKITEYEGKA; via the coding sequence ATGAAAGTAATTTTGGCATCCGACCATGGCGGTGTGAATCTGCGCCGTGAAGTAGCAGACGTGCTTGATGAATTGCATATTGAGTTTGAGGATATAGGCTGTGACTGTGAAACTTCTGTAGACTTTCCGGATTACGCGATTCCTGCTGCGGAACGAGTCGCAAGTGGTGAATTTGATAAAGGCATTTTGATTTGCGGGACAGGCATCGGCATGTCCATCTCAGCAAATAAAGTGAAGGGAATTCGTGCTGCTCTTGTGCATGATCTGTTTTCAGCAAAAGCGACCCGTGAACATAACAATTCGAACATGCTTTGCATGGGCGAGCGTGTCATTGGCCCAGGTTTAGCGAAGGAAATTGCCCGCACATGGCTTGAGACGGATTATGAAGGCGGCCGTCACAATAATCGTGTAGGGAAAATAACCGAATACGAAGGGAAAGCGTAA
- a CDS encoding TIGR01440 family protein, with the protein MKAIQQEVSTVVRQLLESGHIKQGSLLVVGCSTSEIAGERIGTSGSEAIAEVVYNEWHKLTEQKRIDLAFQCCEHLNRSLVVEHSVQREQRYQEVSAVPVAEAGGSMASYAFKHMNDPVLVEAVEADAGIDIGDTLIGMHLRRVAVPLRLAQNSIGHAHVTVARTRPPLVGGGRAVYELEK; encoded by the coding sequence ATTAAAGCGATTCAACAAGAGGTATCTACCGTTGTCCGACAATTACTCGAGAGTGGACACATTAAACAAGGTAGTCTTCTCGTCGTTGGCTGCTCAACAAGTGAAATAGCTGGCGAAAGAATCGGCACATCAGGTAGTGAAGCCATTGCTGAAGTGGTGTATAATGAATGGCATAAGCTCACAGAACAGAAGAGGATCGATCTGGCGTTCCAATGTTGTGAACACCTCAATCGGTCACTCGTTGTCGAACATTCCGTGCAGAGGGAGCAGCGCTATCAAGAAGTTTCCGCTGTACCTGTTGCAGAAGCAGGCGGTTCGATGGCTTCCTATGCTTTTAAACATATGAACGATCCTGTTTTAGTAGAAGCAGTTGAAGCTGATGCAGGTATTGACATTGGAGACACATTAATAGGAATGCATTTGAGGCGAGTCGCTGTACCGCTTCGCCTTGCCCAGAATTCGATTGGACACGCACATGTCACGGTTGCTCGCACGCGTCCGCCACTTGTCGGCGGGGGTCGAGCGGTTTACGAACTTGAAAAGTAA
- a CDS encoding low molecular weight protein arginine phosphatase, giving the protein MNLLFVCTGNTCRSPMAEALLRFKYNGVEVRSAGIFAGSGQPLSEGSEHVLSEVGLSFNHSSTPIAQEIIDWSDLVLTMTDKHKQTLALQYPDEQTKFFTLKEYVLIDESKWQELKDLYTTFEEKRTWILSNLEEDLTQAEMETRLRQELATEIEKIQQIESDIPNLNITDPFGKNVKVYRETRDELNRHIDLLVAKLKELKEN; this is encoded by the coding sequence ATGAATCTATTATTTGTATGCACAGGTAACACATGCCGCAGTCCGATGGCTGAGGCTCTTTTAAGGTTTAAATACAATGGCGTTGAGGTTCGTTCGGCTGGCATTTTTGCTGGATCTGGACAACCGTTATCGGAAGGGTCTGAGCATGTGCTCAGTGAAGTCGGATTATCATTCAACCATTCCTCAACACCGATTGCCCAGGAGATCATTGATTGGTCTGATCTCGTGTTGACGATGACAGATAAACATAAACAGACCTTAGCCCTCCAGTATCCTGATGAACAGACGAAGTTTTTTACATTGAAAGAATATGTCCTGATTGATGAGAGCAAGTGGCAGGAACTGAAAGATCTTTACACCACCTTTGAAGAAAAACGTACTTGGATTCTCAGTAATCTGGAGGAAGACTTGACACAAGCTGAAATGGAGACCCGGCTGCGGCAAGAACTGGCCACTGAAATCGAAAAGATTCAGCAGATTGAAAGTGACATTCCAAACTTGAATATCACCGATCCTTTCGGAAAAAATGTAAAGGTGTACAGGGAAACCAGGGATGAGCTCAACAGGCACATTGATTTGCTGGTGGCGAAGTTGAAGGAGCTGAAAGAGAATTAA
- the upp gene encoding uracil phosphoribosyltransferase, which translates to MGNVYVLDHPLIQHKLTYIRKAETGTKDFRQLVDEVAALMAFEITRDLPIEEVEIDTPVVNNAKAQVLTGKKIGLVPILRAGLGMVDGIIKLIPAAKVGHVGLYRDPETLQPVEYYVKLPSDIEERELIVIDPMLATGGSANEAIQSLKKRGARQIRLMCLVAAPEGVEAVQEAHPDVDIYLAAMDERLNEKGYIEPGLGDAGDRLFGTK; encoded by the coding sequence ATGGGAAATGTATATGTATTAGATCATCCATTAATTCAACACAAGTTGACGTACATAAGAAAAGCAGAAACAGGAACGAAGGATTTTCGCCAATTAGTTGACGAAGTAGCAGCACTGATGGCATTTGAAATCACTCGGGATTTGCCGATTGAGGAAGTAGAAATCGACACTCCAGTAGTCAATAACGCTAAAGCTCAAGTGCTGACAGGAAAAAAAATTGGTCTAGTACCGATCCTGCGCGCCGGTCTCGGCATGGTTGACGGAATTATTAAATTGATTCCAGCTGCAAAAGTAGGACACGTTGGTCTTTACCGCGATCCAGAAACACTGCAGCCTGTCGAATACTATGTCAAACTTCCAAGTGATATTGAAGAACGTGAATTGATCGTCATCGATCCAATGCTCGCCACAGGCGGATCCGCCAATGAAGCGATCCAGTCGCTGAAGAAACGCGGGGCCCGTCAAATCCGCCTAATGTGTCTCGTCGCAGCTCCTGAGGGTGTAGAAGCTGTCCAGGAAGCACATCCTGATGTTGATATTTATCTGGCTGCCATGGACGAACGTTTAAATGAAAAAGGCTACATCGAACCAGGCCTGGGTGACGCCGGCGACCGCCTGTTCGGCACGAAGTAA
- a CDS encoding manganese efflux pump MntP family protein, with translation MIEQAASLVLLSFALGMDAFSVSLGMGMQAVRLKHAFFAGIVVGLFHMFMPGLGIILGSWLSSNASTWAAVAGGFLLFGLGCYTIFASFAEKRSAAHSLVGAGLWIFAISVSIDSFPVGFSLGLHQTAIIVSVLSFGVVSTVLTWAGFVLGRRASGLLGTYSELLGGSILCALGLYAIF, from the coding sequence ATGATCGAACAAGCTGCTTCATTAGTATTGCTATCGTTTGCACTCGGAATGGATGCTTTCTCTGTATCTCTGGGAATGGGGATGCAGGCGGTAAGGCTTAAGCATGCTTTTTTTGCTGGAATCGTTGTCGGGTTATTTCATATGTTTATGCCAGGTCTTGGAATCATTTTGGGTTCCTGGTTATCGTCGAATGCCAGTACATGGGCTGCTGTAGCAGGAGGGTTCTTGCTATTTGGGCTAGGCTGCTATACTATTTTTGCGTCATTTGCAGAAAAACGTTCTGCCGCCCATTCCCTCGTTGGTGCCGGATTATGGATTTTTGCCATTAGTGTAAGTATAGACAGCTTTCCTGTCGGGTTTAGCCTTGGTCTTCACCAAACCGCGATCATCGTTTCCGTGCTTTCCTTTGGAGTAGTGAGCACCGTTCTCACATGGGCAGGTTTTGTGCTCGGAAGAAGGGCAAGCGGTCTGCTTGGCACGTACAGTGAACTGTTAGGGGGAAGCATATTGTGCGCGCTTGGCCTTTATGCCATTTTCTAA
- the glyA gene encoding serine hydroxymethyltransferase, producing the protein MEHVKSTDAELFAAIKDEKDRQENNIELIASENFVSEAVMEAMGSVLTNKYAEGYPGRRYYGGCEHVDVAENLARDRAKELFGADHVNVQPHSGAQANMAVYFTVLKPGDKVLGMNLNHGGHLTHGSPVNFSGTLYDFEEYGVDQDNEQIDYDAVLAKAKEVQPKLIVAGASAYPREIDFARFREIADEVGAYLLVDMAHIAGLVASGLHPNPIPHAQFVTTTTHKTLRGPRGGMIFCEEEFAKKIDKSVFPGMQGGPLMHVIAAKAVSFKEALQPEFKQYSRQIIANAKQLGESLKKHGVRLVSDGTDNHLLLLDLRNLELTGKVAEKALDDVGITTNKNTIPFDPESPFVTSGIRIGTAAVTSRGFKEKEMEEMAEQIATTLKHHDDEAKLKEVAESVRKLTSRFPLYPSLLTTS; encoded by the coding sequence ATGGAACATGTTAAATCAACTGATGCAGAACTGTTTGCAGCAATTAAGGATGAAAAAGATCGTCAGGAAAACAATATTGAGCTGATTGCCTCGGAAAACTTCGTATCCGAAGCAGTTATGGAGGCTATGGGTTCAGTGTTAACGAACAAGTATGCAGAAGGGTATCCAGGCCGCCGTTATTACGGAGGCTGTGAACACGTAGACGTGGCTGAAAATCTGGCAAGGGACCGTGCTAAGGAATTATTTGGAGCGGATCATGTCAATGTTCAGCCGCATTCTGGTGCACAAGCGAACATGGCGGTTTACTTTACGGTTCTTAAGCCTGGAGATAAAGTGCTTGGCATGAATTTAAACCATGGCGGCCACTTGACTCACGGCAGTCCCGTGAACTTCAGTGGGACACTCTATGATTTTGAAGAATATGGCGTCGATCAGGATAACGAACAGATTGATTACGATGCTGTTTTAGCAAAAGCGAAAGAAGTGCAGCCGAAGCTGATCGTTGCAGGGGCAAGTGCTTATCCGCGTGAAATTGATTTTGCCAGGTTCCGTGAAATTGCTGATGAAGTAGGGGCGTATCTGCTCGTTGATATGGCTCATATTGCAGGCTTAGTCGCTTCTGGGCTGCATCCAAATCCAATTCCGCATGCTCAATTTGTTACGACAACGACTCACAAAACATTGCGTGGTCCTCGTGGCGGCATGATTTTTTGTGAAGAAGAATTTGCGAAGAAAATCGATAAATCCGTATTCCCAGGCATGCAGGGCGGTCCACTCATGCACGTGATCGCAGCGAAAGCTGTTTCCTTCAAGGAAGCACTACAGCCTGAATTCAAGCAATACTCCCGTCAAATTATTGCCAATGCAAAGCAGCTTGGCGAATCGCTTAAGAAGCATGGTGTTCGTCTTGTATCCGATGGAACGGATAATCATTTATTGCTGCTAGATTTGCGCAACCTTGAATTGACTGGAAAAGTAGCTGAGAAGGCGCTGGATGATGTCGGGATCACGACTAATAAAAACACCATTCCATTTGATCCGGAAAGCCCGTTTGTGACGAGCGGAATCCGTATCGGTACAGCCGCTGTAACAAGCCGTGGTTTTAAGGAAAAGGAAATGGAAGAAATGGCAGAGCAAATTGCAACGACGCTGAAACATCATGATGATGAGGCGAAATTAAAGGAAGTAGCGGAAAGTGTTCGGAAACTGACATCCCGCTTCCCGCTATACCCATCATTGCTAACAACTTCTTAA